From the genome of Cellvibrio japonicus Ueda107, one region includes:
- the corA gene encoding magnesium/cobalt transporter CorA, with translation MLRMFRVQGTALREDKHEYEHLRQAMANSLWIDAHEPSDEEREELNTFLRAELPESDDVEEIEFSARYFQDQSGIHVHSLFLAPGESGRHSTATVAFILQDRRLITVREEDQADFRLLRMRARAGQVHISSPQDLLVTIFEQKVENLADALEDIHRKLEEVSRMVLEDTDAELEDAIDRLAKLEDSNGKIRLCLMDTQRSISFLQRHLRESFELQETAREIKRDVDTLMSHTAFLFDKINFLMDSTQGFINIEQNQIIKTFSIAAVIFLPPTVVASLYGMNFSFMPELEWRYGYVWAISLMIVSGLAPYWYFKRKDWL, from the coding sequence ATGTTGAGAATGTTTAGGGTTCAAGGTACTGCCCTGCGTGAAGACAAACACGAATACGAACACCTGCGCCAGGCCATGGCCAATTCGCTATGGATTGATGCCCATGAGCCCTCCGATGAAGAGCGGGAGGAGCTGAATACCTTCCTGCGCGCCGAGTTGCCTGAGTCGGACGATGTAGAGGAAATCGAATTCTCGGCCCGCTATTTCCAGGACCAATCCGGCATCCACGTGCACTCCCTGTTTCTCGCACCGGGGGAGTCCGGTCGCCATAGTACGGCAACTGTCGCCTTTATTTTGCAGGATCGCCGCCTGATTACCGTGCGCGAAGAGGACCAGGCCGATTTCCGCTTGCTGCGTATGCGCGCCCGCGCTGGCCAGGTCCATATCAGTTCACCGCAAGACCTGTTGGTTACCATTTTTGAGCAAAAAGTGGAAAACCTGGCGGATGCCTTGGAAGATATCCATCGCAAGTTGGAAGAGGTCAGTCGCATGGTGCTGGAAGACACCGATGCCGAACTGGAGGATGCCATCGATAGGCTGGCCAAGCTGGAAGACAGCAATGGCAAGATCCGCCTGTGCCTGATGGATACCCAGCGCTCGATTTCCTTTTTGCAGCGCCACTTGCGGGAATCCTTTGAGTTGCAGGAAACGGCACGCGAAATCAAGCGCGATGTGGACACCTTGATGTCGCACACGGCCTTCCTGTTTGACAAGATCAACTTCCTGATGGACTCCACCCAGGGCTTCATCAATATCGAACAAAACCAGATCATCAAAACCTTCTCGATTGCCGCGGTCATCTTCCTGCCGCCGACGGTGGTTGCCAGTCTCTACGGGATGAACTTTAGCTTTATGCCTGAGTTGGAGTGGCGCTATGGTTACGTCTGGGCCATATCACTGATGATTGTTTCCGGGTTGGCACCCTACTGGTATTTCAAACGTAAAGATTGGCTGTAG
- the lpxL gene encoding LpxL/LpxP family Kdo(2)-lipid IV(A) lauroyl/palmitoleoyl acyltransferase: MSSDNPKSPVFERAFLAPRFWPTWLLLGFFWLIAQLPVRLNQAVGYGLGWLLFYLAPARRRIAAINIEYCFPELDARARDNMVRGVIYACGLSFAETAMGLWGAKDKMRGRYELTGLEHIENALAEGKGVLLMGSHLTTIDISGLIMSYHIKADVLYRSDPNPLMSYAIAKARSRVNDDAIQRNDTRKLIKNLRMGHIVWYAPDQDYGAKHSVFAPFFGIQAATVVATSRIAKLSGAAVIPFFCYREAKGRFRLVVQPPLDNFPSGDDVADATRVNRILEDAIRVAPDQYLWVHRRFKTRPEGEPGFYPHKKRSRRRAVSG; the protein is encoded by the coding sequence ATGAGTTCGGATAATCCCAAATCTCCCGTTTTTGAGCGCGCTTTTCTTGCCCCCCGTTTTTGGCCTACCTGGTTGCTACTGGGCTTTTTCTGGTTAATTGCCCAGCTACCGGTACGCCTTAACCAGGCGGTAGGCTATGGGCTTGGCTGGTTACTGTTCTATCTGGCTCCAGCGCGGCGGCGTATTGCAGCAATCAACATTGAATACTGTTTTCCCGAGCTGGATGCCAGGGCGCGGGACAATATGGTGCGCGGGGTTATCTATGCCTGTGGTTTGAGTTTTGCCGAGACGGCCATGGGGCTTTGGGGGGCAAAGGACAAAATGCGCGGCCGCTATGAGCTGACCGGGCTGGAGCATATCGAAAATGCCCTGGCCGAGGGTAAGGGTGTGTTGCTGATGGGGTCACACCTGACCACCATTGATATTTCCGGCCTGATCATGTCCTACCATATCAAAGCCGATGTCCTGTATCGCAGCGATCCCAATCCACTGATGTCCTACGCGATCGCCAAAGCCCGCAGCCGGGTAAACGACGATGCCATCCAGCGCAACGATACCCGTAAATTGATTAAAAACCTGCGTATGGGGCATATCGTCTGGTATGCGCCGGATCAGGATTATGGTGCCAAGCACAGTGTCTTCGCTCCCTTTTTTGGCATCCAGGCGGCGACAGTCGTAGCGACGTCGCGTATTGCCAAACTGTCGGGGGCTGCCGTTATTCCCTTCTTTTGCTACCGTGAAGCCAAAGGCCGTTTCCGCCTGGTGGTACAGCCGCCGCTGGATAATTTCCCCAGTGGTGACGATGTGGCCGATGCAACCCGGGTAAACCGTATCCTGGAGGATGCAATACGCGTTGCTCCCGACCAGTACCTCTGGGTGCATCGCCGTTTCAAGACCCGGCCGGAGGGGGAACCCGGTTTCTATCCTCACAAGAAAAGATCGCGACGAAGGGCGGTTAGCGGCTAA
- the grxD gene encoding Grx4 family monothiol glutaredoxin, translated as MDVLETIKQQIGENPVILYMKGSPNAPQCGFSMRASQALMACGQRFAYVDILSNPEIRSELPKFANWPTFPQLWVNGELIGGCDIITEMHEKGELKPLIDAAVAG; from the coding sequence ATGGATGTTTTAGAGACAATCAAACAACAAATTGGCGAGAATCCAGTGATTCTTTACATGAAGGGCTCGCCCAATGCCCCCCAGTGTGGTTTTTCCATGCGCGCCTCCCAGGCGCTGATGGCCTGTGGCCAGCGCTTTGCCTATGTCGATATACTCAGCAACCCGGAAATTCGCAGCGAATTGCCCAAGTTTGCCAATTGGCCAACCTTCCCCCAATTGTGGGTCAACGGTGAATTGATTGGTGGTTGTGACATCATCACCGAAATGCACGAGAAGGGCGAACTCAAGCCCCTGATTGACGCCGCTGTGGCTGGTTAA
- a CDS encoding diguanylate cyclase, with amino-acid sequence MNTTSSTSRRGLRFVRRVYPARVLGLGLGALVVGATLYPLKQPAWIWALLFLNGFVWPHIAYWLAKRSQSPFLREHLHLQLDAASGGFWVALMGFNPLGSCLILMMLWMNNIAAGGFRLFLRGVVTSLAGLLMGLLVVRSFLHWEFNLSSDPVMIYAALPMLVIYPLAIGSITYRFAMQLHSQKELLKHLSRTDGLTGLFNRSYWEERVLALINQTQRSGQPLCLVLLDVDHFKMINDTYGHGRGDQILQQIAQCLQVNLREHELLGRYGGEEFALALANTSLPAALATAERLRQAVATMNFADEHEPRLAPLCCSISLGLAPWQPGISFLEWQRAADQALYQAKREGRNRSCIYQPQESP; translated from the coding sequence TTGAACACGACATCATCGACTTCGCGGCGCGGGCTGCGGTTTGTCCGCCGGGTATACCCGGCCAGGGTATTAGGGCTTGGTTTGGGAGCTTTGGTGGTAGGTGCTACGCTCTACCCGCTCAAACAGCCCGCCTGGATCTGGGCACTTTTATTCCTCAACGGATTTGTCTGGCCCCATATTGCCTATTGGCTGGCTAAACGCAGCCAATCTCCTTTCCTGCGCGAACATCTCCATTTACAACTGGATGCCGCCTCAGGCGGATTCTGGGTCGCCCTGATGGGGTTTAATCCCCTGGGTAGTTGCCTGATCCTGATGATGTTGTGGATGAATAATATTGCAGCTGGCGGCTTTCGCCTGTTTTTACGCGGTGTTGTTACTTCCCTGGCCGGACTCTTAATGGGCCTGCTGGTGGTGCGCAGCTTTTTGCATTGGGAGTTCAACCTGAGCAGTGACCCGGTGATGATCTATGCGGCCTTACCCATGCTGGTGATTTATCCACTTGCGATAGGCTCCATTACCTATCGTTTTGCCATGCAGTTACACAGCCAAAAAGAACTGCTTAAACACTTGAGCCGCACCGATGGATTGACCGGGCTGTTTAACCGCAGTTATTGGGAGGAGCGGGTGCTGGCGCTGATTAACCAAACCCAGCGCAGCGGCCAGCCTTTATGCCTGGTACTGTTGGATGTGGATCATTTCAAAATGATCAATGATACCTATGGCCATGGTCGCGGCGACCAGATACTCCAGCAAATTGCACAGTGCCTGCAAGTCAATCTGCGCGAACACGAATTACTGGGGCGCTATGGCGGTGAGGAGTTTGCCCTGGCCTTGGCTAATACCTCTCTGCCGGCAGCCCTGGCAACGGCGGAACGCTTGCGCCAGGCCGTTGCCACTATGAACTTTGCCGATGAACATGAACCCCGGCTGGCGCCTTTGTGTTGCAGCATCAGCTTGGGTTTAGCGCCCTGGCAACCGGGGATCAGCTTCCTGGAGTGGCAGCGGGCGGCTGACCAGGCGCTGTATCAGGCCAAGCGTGAAGGTCGTAATCGCAGCTGTATTTATCAGCCCCAGGAAAGCCCCTAG